The sequence gaagttatggccaaaatactttttttacggaataatcgcgtataaaagtgtcactaatttttcgggcacttatccttaaccgattttctcgcaacatgttgcattcgacgcagacttctatcccattgtttcctattgaaaattgggcacgGAAGTTATGAAcaacatacattttttttattttccaccgctaggtggattaattagggTTTTTTCTTAATTGATTGAACTAGGTATAATCCTACGGGTGAGGTGGAAGaatcgcaaatcgttaaatttgagtgaatatgaagggattttgctcattttttttccaatgaagCTCAATAATGGATATGTTAATAATTATAAATTGTAACGGTAATATTTGTTCATAAATGAGGACAGGAATGTttttgttgctactagagacggAGAATACCTCTGGATCTCCTCCAGGAAAGCAAGTTaagttagaaaaaatattttaagctctttttagtggaatgtattcaaccgtctaagacgagtttagtactctccatttaattccaccaattattttgatatctttgcagatacgtatttcgaccacaatgaattattggcagtagctgatttgctactcgccgcttccacttccaggcgctatagtatatgcacaaaatagccagcaagagttaaccgccagaaatttgtatggcgaaagacatctaacgctggttttctcaaaattaggaacttttcatgaaaaactatttggtaccggttatgtaggaaggtgtccgctactacgcctaccaaatattttttcgatgaaggtgcttaattttgagaaatcgaaccttagatgcctttcgccatactgatttcagaaagttaactcctagtgtgccgctgtaattacgcccaaagcaggcgattcattggtgaaataaatggagtgtactaaactcgtcttagacgattgaaGTTGAGTTAGTTGGGTAGGGTAGATAAACTAAAGCATAGATCAATGATTTACCAAGGAAAGTGATATTGTCCATGCCACATTTTTAAATAGGATAGAGCCTAGGATTGAGCGCAAAACCTCCTTTGGTTAAACTAAATGTTCATACtgatattttaagctctttcactattctatttaattccaccaaattgTAAACCTTACATACGTAATCTggcctcaactgtaaggccgtcttcggtGTCTTGAATTTGACTCGACACTGAAGACAGACAGGTACAATATGTAAATTCCTTGATAGGGATGTGGGATGCGCTACTCAGTTTGATAAATACTGTTCAAATTGCTTCAAATGCTTTGAATAACCAGTTATTAAATTGTCTATATACCTAATACTTACGGCCATTTCTACTGAGGCCCCATCAGGTGGTAGATAGATCAAGAATGGCGAGTAACGCATACAGCGTCGACATGACAGGAATAAAATACGATCCAATCCGGAATACCGATGATCCTGGTCCACTAGCAAGTCTTCGGCGTATTCCATGTTTCACTCTCAACCACTGTCGTCAAAGTTAAACAAAACAAAGCGCAGATCCTTTtcaagtttttgttttgttccaaACGTTTTGAAACTGAAGCCCGCCCCTTTGCGCCTACTTAgcccttttttttcaaatttaagttctgtctcatttggagaattaaacttaaaagtgacagttcgaaaattaaaaaatcaccccgttataagaatggctggtgctacccagcaattccaataggacatcgatggaaaatgattcgatatctgtcaaaagtaatcttgctctgcgagcagggttatttggtaaTGAATCGCCGGCTTTGAgcatgcttacagcggcacactaggagttaactttctgaaatcagtatggcgaaaggcatctaaggttcgatttctcaaaataaggtaccagtcaaaacgattaatgcaagagatggcgttttttcaatggtagtaaaatctaaatttcatcactattagactactaatcagtgaaaactaagtgcaggagacaatcttttcacctcatacttcattccttattactactttcttcaaaaacaccaccattttccataaatttgcaaaatacttgattttcccatacattttatcgatttccaactaccattcttccatgagctcatggtgaaaaatgtgaaaatctcagaacatagagtagcaggcttaacaacacagatagaaacgccggtatcgccactcagtgacgagtaccgtaaacatggtgcacggaaggttgttgtctacactttttacggctgctgcaccctggaagtaaatgtcatcgaagtaaacagtcggtcccccATTAAACAGcttgatcgaaaaaatatttggtaggcgtagtagcggacaccagtagcactttaatcgaaagaatatttggtaggcgtagtagcggacaccatccttcataaccggtaccaaatattttttcgtgaaaagttcctacttttgagaaatcccgctttagatgcctttcgccatacaaattcctggcggttaactcatgctggctattttgcgcatatactatagcgcctggatgtggcagcggcgagtaggaaatcagccactgccaataattcattattgaGATGTCACTTTtaacagagtgtatgtaattaagagtggcgacactgtcagaattggaacaaaattcatctgtcattctcATACAAaatcgcgttccaaacgagcaggagccctgtcaaatgcggcacatgtcgccactcttaatgaattattggcagtggctgatttgctactcgccgctatcacatccaggcgctatagtatatgcacaaaatagccagcaagagcgaaagacatctaacgctggttttctcaaaattaggaacttttcatgacaaactatttggtaccggatATGAGGGAtgatgtccgctactacgcctaccaaatattctttcgattaaagtgcttaattttgagaaatcgaaccttagatgcctttcgccatactgatttcagaaagttaactcctagtgtgccgctgtaagcacgctcaaagcagtcgattcattacatacactctgacttttaagtttaatttcagtttaattatccaatgaatgcattattggcagtggctgattttctactcgccgcagccacatccaggcgctatagtatatgcacaaaatagccagcaagagttaaccgccagaaatttgtatggcgaaagacatctaatgctggttttctcaaaattaggaacttttcatgaaaaactatttggtaccggttatgagggatggtgtccgctactacgcataccaaatattttttcgattaaagtgcttaattttgagaaatcgaactttAGATGCATtttgccatactgatttcagaaagttaactcattgtgtgccgctgtaagcacgctcaaagcagtcgattcattattggcagtggctgattttctactcgccgctgtcacatccaggcgctatagtatatgcgcaaaacagccagcaagagttaaccgccagaaatttgtatggcgaaagtcatctaacgcgggttttctcaaaataagaaacttttcatgaaaaactatttggtaccgattatgcaggaaggtgtccgctaccatgcctaccaaatatttttttgatgaaagtgcttatttttgagaaatcgagccttagatgcctttcgccatactgatttcagaaagttaactcctagtgtgccgctgtaagcacgctcaaagcaggcgattcattgagaCAGAGCCTAAACTGCCTGTGCCGCTGCAAAAAATATCCGAGAAACAAGAGAGCGATGAAGAAGCAGAAAAACCAAAACAGTCGTCTTTTGTGCCATCAGCCCGGGAAGGAAAAATCCATTCTAAAAGCGAAAGGGCTGTGTGATTCATCTCGTGCGTGCTAATCCAAAATATCTCGCAGAAGGTTTTGAGTGAAATTTAACCGGAAACAAAGCGATGACCAGCAAAAACATTCTGCAGTCGGTACGGGAGGACGATTTCGTCGAATATTGGCTCTTTCCGACCGGGTTGGAGCGAAAGGATGTGTCGCTGGAGAACTGCGAATCTCAGCTGGAGGAGTTACAGGCAGAGGTCAACAAACTAGCACGGGATTATTGCCGTCGCTACATTTGGCATCGAGATGGGTTCAAGGTCGTAATCCGGAAGGGCGATCGCGTGCAGCGACTGCTGATTGAAGCTAGTACCGATCAGGAAGTGCCTGCAGGTATTTTctcattaatttttttgttcTGCTTTTTTGTCGCAATCAGCATGAGTAAACTACAGGGCTGCCAGTTGGTGTTTTGCAGAATGATTAATGTTTAATGAAATACATAAAGTCATTCGTTTCTTTGTAGTCCAACTACCGTTGCATCTTTACGGTATCACACACTACGGCGATAACGTGCAAGACGAATGGTTCATAGTTTCATTGCTGTTTCATCTTACGCGCCGCATCCCCGGTTTGCTGGCACGGGTTGTCGATTCGGACGGTGAATTTATGCTGATAGAAGCCGCCGAACATTTGCCTCGTTGGGCAAATCCGGAACGTTGCGAGGGTCGGGTTTTCATTTACGACGGAGGTCTGTTTCTCATTGGAACAGAGGACCAGAAAGAGGCTTTTGCGATGGACCGGGTCGTACAGGAGCTGAAATCGGAAACGCGTTCCAAATGGGCCGTTGCTGAAGAAATCCAATCATGTATCGACGATAGAATTAAAGATTTTCCGGATAAAATCGAAGAGCATCATCACCGGGCAACTCTGTACGTTCCCGTTGGCGTTGCCGCAGCGTTAAAGGAAAATCCTCAACTGATATCAGCTGCTGTATTGGCGTTCTGCAATCGTGATCCCATCGATCTGAAAGCATGTCGGGCGATGCGATTCTTTCCGCCGGAGAACTGCGTCTATACCAGTGCCGTCTTCACCAAATGTCTTTATGCAATGTTGATGCACAGCAATTACCTACCAGATCGGAGGACCGGTTGGAGTATACCGTTGGCCAACGACTCGAACCATAAGGCGCACATGTTAGGCTTAAAGCTGGCCTGTGGGTTTGAAATTTTGGCATCACAGGCAAAGTCGTCCCAGGCTCTAGATATGGACAAAGGATGGCAGAGTTATTTTGAATTGCTGAAAGCTAAAGGATACTTCCAGGATAACATTGACGGATCTCAGGTCAGTAAGGAATATTTCATTTGCAATTGTTATCGggacatattttttattgtgcaggattgatgtttgtgacttttattttcatattgcttctctaaatgcatttcatagtttttttttcttcgcaaTTCATTACTTTCTGATagctgattttttatttttatgtacatAATCAAAAATTTAATGTGCTTTACAGGAACACACTCGtctattgaaaatagcccaagaATACTATCAAGAAAATCGCGATTCGATGAGATTTACACCTAAAATCGGTGAAGAAATCGTATCGATTCTAAAAAAGAACGACTTCGACGTGGACGACCTTCGCCAACAAGGCCTCAACCTGCCGGTTCCCGACGACGACAGCTGGATGAATATATCTTCCAAGGAACTTGACCAAATGCTGACGGACCGTTACGGCAGCAGGCAGCTTTTTTCGCTGAATGGTAATTCCAATCCCGAGACATTTACCACCCTGGTGAACGAATTTCTCGAACAGAAGAGTGAATTCGATGGAGTGGATCAGGACGCCGCCGCTGCTCAGCTAGATCTGGGAGCTTTCAACCCAGTGAAGCCAAAGCGTACCAAAAGTAAGGCCAAAGCAGACTTGCAGAATAACCTTCCACAGCCATCGCCTCTGCATCAACCGATTGACTTCGATCCGGACGCCTTCGGTGCCCATGTCAAGCACATGCTAGATCTAGTTATTCCGGATGATCGTTGGGATTCCTCGGATGCTTCCGACATGAGCGATTACGACGAAGAAGCTTACGACCAAAACATCGAGGACATGGCTTCATCGCGGAAGACAAAGGGTGCCAAGAACGAGCTTCAAACTTACATGGACCAAATGGATCGCGAGCTGGCCAATACAACGATCGGAAAGAGTTTCGAAACGGACATAAACGAAATAAATCGGGAGGACGGCGATGCCATACGGCAGTCCGATTTGGACGACTTTGATGACATCGAGAGCTTCAAGCCGGTCAACATTGACGTGAACGTGCTGAAGAACATGATGGAAAGTTACCAGTCGCAGATCGGAGGTCCGGGGCCGGCCGCAAATCTGCTTGGCTCGATGGGTGTTCATCTGTCGAGGGCTTCCAGTGGACCATCGAAAACAAAATCAGGGAACACGAAACAAACAGACGTATGAACTAGCGCGTGCCATGTTGTTCAATATTTCTCCCGCTAATGAAAAGCTTGTTTATTAGGAATTTCCCTCATTGCAATTCGCAATCAATTGAATTAGATAGGTAAAATATAAAGTACATATATCATGATTAGTTTTAGAGTGTCTGCCGATTCTGAATGCAACGACTTTCTATTTTCCTATTGAACCTCACCATAGTTAGCATAGGTACCTAATTttaagaacttttttttccatTATCCGCGGAAATGATTTGCGTCCAGGTTTCACGTTTTAAGAGCACTAAATCTCGGCAGATTGTTCATCCATGCTTCTCATATTCTTAACTCAAACAAGACCTGATCGATGAATTATTGCTGATGTCGCTTCACGTAGTGATAAGATTAGCAATCCTAAAATCGccgaaaaaatagattttaaacgTTCTACCTTAGGCAGTGAGCCATAGGGAGTATTGTCGACCAATCAGTAGTTAATCATTCGCCAAATGAATGTATTTTGAGCACGTACTATTTAGCA comes from Armigeres subalbatus isolate Guangzhou_Male chromosome 2, GZ_Asu_2, whole genome shotgun sequence and encodes:
- the LOC134217780 gene encoding protein ecdysoneless, which encodes MTSKNILQSVREDDFVEYWLFPTGLERKDVSLENCESQLEELQAEVNKLARDYCRRYIWHRDGFKVVIRKGDRVQRLLIEASTDQEVPAVQLPLHLYGITHYGDNVQDEWFIVSLLFHLTRRIPGLLARVVDSDGEFMLIEAAEHLPRWANPERCEGRVFIYDGGLFLIGTEDQKEAFAMDRVVQELKSETRSKWAVAEEIQSCIDDRIKDFPDKIEEHHHRATLYVPVGVAAALKENPQLISAAVLAFCNRDPIDLKACRAMRFFPPENCVYTSAVFTKCLYAMLMHSNYLPDRRTGWSIPLANDSNHKAHMLGLKLACGFEILASQAKSSQALDMDKGWQSYFELLKAKGYFQDNIDGSQEHTRLLKIAQEYYQENRDSMRFTPKIGEEIVSILKKNDFDVDDLRQQGLNLPVPDDDSWMNISSKELDQMLTDRYGSRQLFSLNGNSNPETFTTLVNEFLEQKSEFDGVDQDAAAAQLDLGAFNPVKPKRTKSKAKADLQNNLPQPSPLHQPIDFDPDAFGAHVKHMLDLVIPDDRWDSSDASDMSDYDEEAYDQNIEDMASSRKTKGAKNELQTYMDQMDRELANTTIGKSFETDINEINREDGDAIRQSDLDDFDDIESFKPVNIDVNVLKNMMESYQSQIGGPGPAANLLGSMGVHLSRASSGPSKTKSGNTKQTDV